TTCCCTAATGCTACAGAACGGGTATAAACTAGCAAGAAATACAGAAGGAAATTGGTCTGTAACAAAAGTGGATATACTATTGGAAAGGAAAAGACCCAATCTAATTCTGTGCCAAACAGTGCAGTAACTATAATTCAAGTTCAGTAGTCATAGTTGGTACCCTCAAGGAAGCATTTCCTTCAATCCGGTACAGACTTTTTGAACATTCACCAGCTGTTTATTGATTGCCTAATTAATTAGCCTTCATGAGGTAACTCTTGGTGCCTTAGCCTGGATATTTCTTGACTCTACGCTTTCCCATGCAAGAAACAGCATTCATGAAAGTAAGCCTCCTTTTGTACAGTACCTTACATTGTTTTGCTGAAATATTACTAAATATATTACAGTGAAGTGTACTACCGGTACTTACCTGGTTATTGAGAAATTTAGTACGCCATGCCTGCAATTTCAAACAAGCATCAATCTCAGATATGAAAACTTCATGTTATATTTATTGAAGTTACACAGACAATAATTAAATGGAGCAGCATGACGACTTAACAAAGACAAAGACTTTCCTACTCCCATCAATTACACCTGGCTTTAGCATTCATTTCACTTCCCCAGATGATTAGTGTAATCAGGTGGATCAAATCAGGGTTGCAGCTGAACTGGAACATGGTTATACGCCTTGTTTGTGCATGGATGTGTGGAGCAGAAGCTGTACAATAACTTTTGGTTTTGTGAAACTGCCTGACATGGTTAATATAAATTCACAATCAGCAGCTTTGTGGAACCACTGTTTTAAGGCCTGGCTTGACTGTCCGGGAAGAGAGTATACCACTCATAGggcattttatttttatcattTCAATATCAACATGTACAAATATAGTAGAAGCTTGTATAAACGTCATCAAGCCATGACTGTGCTGTTTTTAGACATTCTAACATTGTGTGGATGCATATCTGACTACACGTTCACCTTAAATAGTTATTGAATATTCTGTGGTTTAAGTAACGCTGTAACAAATAGTTGGCTCATTGGAAGGGAAgggacctttctctctctaaagtCCTTTTGCTCTCCCCCCTGAGAGTCTATGGAGCAGAGCCCTGTAAACACCTTTAATCTGAGCAGGCAACAGCACTCTGACCATCCACCAGCTACAGAAGTTGTTACCTTTTTTGGATGTGTTTGGTTATCTCCTGGGGCTCTATTACTtacacaaagaaaaaaagagagagagagagagagagagagagagagagagagagagagagagagtgggacaaggaaagagaaagaaagagagaaggggggaggctAAGAAAACTATGAGGTATAAGACTGAAAAAGTGTCTGAAGTTAAGCAAAGCCAGGGTGCATCCCAATGGACTGATTCCATGTCCTCACAACAAACAAAACCTACAGTATAGGAATGCACACAAGAACATTACTACAGCATTTCAAGCCAGAATAACTCCTCACTCAACTCTCGTGTGTAACCGTGTGTAAGTAGTCACTCATGCTGAAGTTAGAAGAAGCGTAGTAGTAGAAGTGCCATGTACATAAGCAAAACTTCATAATCTTAAATTGCACATGATGTCACCACTAaagtctttgtatgcttattaATACAGTCAACCAACCTGCTATCCTTTGTTAATTTCCATAgttcagtgttatggaatagaCGGTATACATTTCTATTGGAAGACTATTACAGGCTAACATTTACTGCTTATTAATCACTCATTTCCTTCTTTTTTAGCATGAAAGAGAATCAAAGTAAGTTCAATTTTATTCTTCTTTACCTGCAACATGTTAAATAATTTTTCACCATGTGTTCCAAAAATTCAAGAAACCTGTTAGTAAGACATTCTAGAGCGATCACTTGATTTGATGAGTTCAAACAGGCTGCTAAGTCTGAACTAAACTCCCCACCAATGACACAATGCAGTTGCACTGCTTTCAGATAGCCACAAGACTAATCTGAGGGCCGTTGGATTGTGCAACAGGTTGGACTCTTCAGCAGGTGGAGCTGGACggcccactcctctctcttctcgaAGGGACAACTCCTCAAGGGGAGCAGGCCAGGCTGCAGATGACGGCAGCCCCAAAGACTACAAGAAGGTAACATTACCACAACATGTAGCATGTTCTTCAGTCAGTTTGTCCAACAGTTATTTCACTCATTCTGTGAGGGCCAAAATGACAACTGTATCACTAAACCATCCGCTAATCCACATTTAGCCGTGCTGACTGTTCCCCTGGAGAAAACGATTGTCATCTGGCTTCATAAATTCAGGATAATGGGACATTGCTTTGGAAACCTGGGACCTTTCCCAGTGACTCACCCCTTGATTTTCCATAGTTAATGCTTTATGGTTTCTGTTTTGTTGAATACATGGAAGGAATCGCAGTATTCGTACAGTAGACTGTCGGCACCCGTTGGCATTCCTCTTCACTCCGCTCCACTTCCATTTGAACTATCTGGTCTTTGCTTAAAAACTGCCAACACACTCAAGGGTAAACAAAATGGCATTAAAACATGcagaaaaaaatacatcaaTTCACTTCCAAGTTTCATCAAACTGGCCAAGTAATTAGTGTAATATTTGACCAGGAACAACATCAAATTTTGCATttcacctgtagcctacatccGCATTAAGTAGAAACAATATTTAAACAACACCTCTGCAAATTCTCTGCACTACGACACTTGATATCTGCTCCAGATTATCCCAATTTCCTGTCATCTCAACATTTTTTCACCATCATCTCCAGTTGCAATGTCTTAAATCTTCATATAAAATCCACAATAAAACATGCTGCTGTCTATTGAAATGTgaaacatttgtttttcttttgcagATGTATGAGCAGGCTTTACAGACCAATGAGAAACTGAAGTCCAGGCTGGAAGACAGCAAAAAGGAGCTGGCTAGGATCCAAGCACGACTAGAGAGAGTCAACCAGGTAGCTCCATTTTCCCTGAAATTACAGTGTCCATTTTAAGGATTTATATTGTAAGCAATGCATATTTTAAGGTTGTTTTTTCCTTCCATAATGCATTGTGAGACTGTATTCTTTAATTGAGTTTCATTGAATCAATTAATCATGTATACAAAACAAATGAATTTACAGACATGTTCTGACTGTACAATCACTGCTGATGTTGTTTCTCAGAAACAGGGTAAAGTGTCTGAGCGGTCCAACGTGATGGACAAGGACAAAGGGGTATGCATTTTTCCTATAGGTCTTAAATCTTTGCCTTAGCTTATAGGGCCATTCATGTGCACCAGTGACTCACCCCCTCATCCATTAGATACACTGAAGCCCAGTGCTCCCTTCAACTCCTTCCACTGGTCTGACTCACCACTCCCCCTCACATCACATCAGTAGAGCTGTGCATGCATGCTATATACCTGATAATTATCTTCAGTTCTGCACTGAAGATAATTGATACTGATCCATCCATCTCTTTAGGAGAAGCACATTCTGGAGAAAAAGATATCAGAGATGGAGGATGAGCTGAAGGTATGGTTTCCTGTTATGCAGATGTAGCAGTTCAAAGTGCAAGTCTCACGGTTGATAAGCTACCCGCATGACACTTATGTTGCTCAAAAGGTATCAGAGCTCATTGTCTACTACAGAGCAGCTAAGTATAGTGATTAAATAATTTTAAAGGTTATATTCATCATTGCATCATGAGGTAAATGCAATACAGTGGGTTACATTTTCATGAAATGTTGGGAGTAAATGGAAGATGAATGATTAATCATGAAGATGATTCACCAGTATCAGTATCAGCTTAAGCTACCAACTGTATCTTTTAAGAAGAGGACTGACTGAAAGTGTGGTAGACAATGACACTTGCACTGTGTCACAGTAAATCCTGGTGAAGATGCAACAAATGTCCTAAGGACACAAAGCTCTATCCCCACTTCACTCCATTGGTGACATGAAGTGCCAGAATCTGAAAGCACAAAGGCACAACTGTCTGTCTATCCATGAAAAAACAGACTCCATTGCGTAGACTGAGCCACGAAAAAAGAAAAGTCCAGTGGAAACTGCTGGCACACAAAGGCCTAAACAGCAGACACTGCAGTGCATTGAATGACACTACACTGGCAAGTGTAGCTGCACTTGTAAAGCCACCATACTAGccatctacagtaggcctacagcagaCAGGTTTTTCAGAGATTTCAGCATTGTCCCTTATGAAAAAGACCAATAGTAacactataagactactatagtaGTTATGTAGTGTATAATACTTCAAGGATATTCCGTAATACCTCTATAATATCCTTACCCTCTACAGTATTCCAAATTACTATAACATTTTGTCCCGAAATACTATACGATTCCTATAGTTATTTTCCGTAAATGTATTCTGGGTGCATTACACTAATGACCAGACATCTTCAAGCAAAAACAATTGAATATAGCTTTAGATGATATCATTGTCTGAATCATATTTCAGTTCCCTCTTCTGAGTTTCAATTCCTCAATTCCATTAAAGTGTTGTTCCTCTGTTCCCTGTGACCTCAGCCatgctcctctcttttctctctctctacaggtgaGGACAGAGCTGAAGAATGAGAACCAGCGGCTGAAGGATGAGAATGGAGCACTGATCCGCGTCATTAGCAAGTTatccaaataaaaacaaagaggATGAAACTATAAAACCTCAAGACTCAAACCAGTTCTCCGCCTGAGGAGTTCCTACTGtctaaataatgtgtgtgtacactgacactcacacacacacacacacacacacaaacaccactgtcCAGACCCTGTTTGAACATGTGTCTATCTTGGGGTTACGGTTGTCTCACTCTACTGCCATCTACTGTTAGAACGTTAGTTTTGTTTCACAGTATGTGGAATGTAATTAGCAGTCATTTGAATTTGATGTACTCAAATTAACTTCAGATATACACCTGCTATAACTTGGATTAACAGAGTTGTGTCTACATTGGTAGTCTGATTTGAGACACTGTTTTACTGTCACATCACACTTGTCTGGTAGGTTACAGTGTCCATAGTCTGCGGTACTGTATTGCATTTTTAGCCATCATACTCACATTCTCACATTATGTTCATTTGAAGATTATTTAAGAGTTATTGAATCAACAGCTGTACCTGAGGAACAAGAAGATTTGTGTGTTGTCTTGATGCTGATCACATTCCTCCTGGTTTGAGTATGCTGTCTTAATATGTAAGGCTAAGGATTTCCTTTTGTTTCTCTTCAATCAAAGAAATCTTATTTATTACACAAGTGAAAACTCATTAAATTGTATGCCACAATACATATGAGTACCAAGTAAAATGTTGACAAAATTTGTACATGTTGAAGTAGTTGCATTATAGCGGTAATGAATCTAGAATTATAATTAGCAGAACATTATGCTGAGGATAAACAGAGGGTAAAACCCAATGACATGGTacacaccaaagattctagagcagagCATAGCGCTCTAAAATCTTTGGTACACACAGCAGTGCCAGCTAATGGTTATTAGTGGAACTAGCGGCAACAACTTTAGCTGTCTCACTGAGATGGATATTAAAGGCACAGTCAGCGATTGCACAGGAAGTTGCGTTTGTTTATGCTCAT
Above is a genomic segment from Alosa sapidissima isolate fAloSap1 chromosome 4, fAloSap1.pri, whole genome shotgun sequence containing:
- the LOC121706392 gene encoding protein phosphatase 1 regulatory subunit 12B-like isoform X4, with the protein product MQETAFMKHERESKLDSSAGGAGRPTPLSSRRDNSSRGAGQAADDGSPKDYKKMYEQALQTNEKLKSRLEDSKKELARIQARLERVNQKQGKVSERSNVMDKDKGEKHILEKKISEMEDELKVRTELKNENQRLKDENGALIRVISKLSK
- the LOC121706392 gene encoding protein phosphatase 1 regulatory subunit 12B-like isoform X2; amino-acid sequence: MKENQNSHKTNLRAVGLCNRLDSSAGGAGRPTPLSSRRDNSSRGAGQAADDGSPKDYKKMYEQALQTNEKLKSRLEDSKKELARIQARLERVNQKQGKVSERSNVMDKDKGEKHILEKKISEMEDELKVRTELKNENQRLKDENGALIRVISKLSK
- the LOC121706392 gene encoding protein phosphatase 1 regulatory subunit 12B-like isoform X3, with protein sequence MSTLSSSSREQARARRTPSDLPPSSSSRASRHERESKLDSSAGGAGRPTPLSSRRDNSSRGAGQAADDGSPKDYKKMYEQALQTNEKLKSRLEDSKKELARIQARLERVNQKQGKVSERSNVMDKDKGVRTELKNENQRLKDENGALIRVISKLSK
- the LOC121706392 gene encoding protein phosphatase 1 regulatory subunit 12B-like isoform X1, with the translated sequence MSTLSSSSREQARARRTPSDLPPSSSSRASRHERESKLDSSAGGAGRPTPLSSRRDNSSRGAGQAADDGSPKDYKKMYEQALQTNEKLKSRLEDSKKELARIQARLERVNQKQGKVSERSNVMDKDKGEKHILEKKISEMEDELKVRTELKNENQRLKDENGALIRVISKLSK